One Aegilops tauschii subsp. strangulata cultivar AL8/78 chromosome 2, Aet v6.0, whole genome shotgun sequence genomic window, ATCGCTGAATCTTGGTGGCCTTGGTCATTTTAGCTCTGTATTGTGCTCTGATCATTCCTTCCTTCAAATAATATTTCCAACTCTGTATATGCACAGCAGCATGTCTGAAGATCTTGTCATTGCGTACACTCCAAATGCCCCAGCAGCCTGACAATATGATATCAAATGCAATTCCTTGGGGGAGCTTCATTAAGGTCAGACAAAACTCATCTAATGTGGAAGTGCCTCTCTCTTTGTCAAGTGCAATAGTGTCCCAGCATCTAAGAGAAAATGGGCAGTCCCAAAATAGGTGAAGTGCAGTTTCCTCTGCTTGGTCACTACATAGGACACATTTATAGGATTGAAGATGCATACTTTTTCTTCTCAAAAGATTCCTTGTGTTGATTCTGTCATAAAGGAGGAGCCAAAGGAAAATATTGTGTCTGAGCATAGCTGCCGTTTTCCATAGCGATTTCAGTAGATGGTGGCATGTCGATGGACCCATAAGGCATTTATACATCTTCATCAAGGAGTAGGCGCTTGAGCTCCATGTGTAGACCCATTTGTCCTGTTGGTTGCTTCTGGGTAAGTCTTGAAGGATGGCTAGCATATGTTCAAATTGCCTATGTTCTTCCACTGTAAGAGGTCTGTGGAAAAAGGAAGCTGGGTCCTCATTCTAAAGTGCCTGTTGCAGGGTGATATCCTTATTGATTGCAAATGAGAAGAGTTCAGGGTATGAATCTTTCATCTTGTCTTGTCTCCAGTTATCAAACCATAGCTGAATGGTATCTCCAAACCCAGGTTTGCATATGGAGTTGTCCTTGTAGACTGGTAGCAGTTTCAAAATAGATTTCCACCAGAATGagcctaccaatctatcccctcgCAGTGATGAGGAGTAGTATGCTTCCCAAATGATTTTCGCCCATGGAGTGTCTtctttgttcagaaacttgtggaGAAATTTCATGAGAAGAGTCTTGTTGTGAGTGGTAATATCAATAATGCCAAGACCCCATGGCTTTTTGGTTTACAAACCTTGTCCCATGCAATCAAGGGTTGCCCCTTAGCTTCAGTGCCATATTTCCTCCAGAAGCAGTTCTTGAGATATTTGTTGATTTGCAGAATGACTGtaggtggaaaggtgagagtgctcATGTAAAAGGTCGGCACGCTGGAGAAAACTGACTTGATCAATGTGAGTTTATCTCCAAATGAGAGCATGGTGGACCAGCGCTATAGTCTAGTATCAATTCTCTTCAGAAGTGGGAAATAATCCTCAACTCTTGGCTTGTAAATAGTCAGAGGTAGCCCCGGGTATTTAATTGGCAGACTCCCAATTTGACATCCCAGAAGGGCAGATAGCTCTTGCATCTTCTGCTCTGGAGTATTAATGGCAATCATTGCTGATTTGGAGTAGTTCACTTGGAGTCCAGTGTATGCTGCAAAATGGAGAAGCGGGTTCTTGACTTGGAGAAGTTGGCTTGAATCAGCTGGCAAAGCCAGAATTGTGTCATCTGGATATTGTATGATTGGAAATTTGGGGCAAGTAACATGTTGGAGAGGTGATTCAATGAGGGAGTTGTGCATAGCCTCATTCATCATAGCTTGTAGAATATCAGCAGCCAACACAAATATGAGGGGAGATAAAGGATCTCCGTGCCTAACTCCTTTTTTACAAAGGAACTGCTTTCCAGGAATCCCATTTAGGAGGACAGAAGAAAACCCAATGTTGTAAATCTGTTTAATCCATTGAATCCATTTTTGCCCAAACCCATATGCTGCTAAGATTTCAAAAATAGTATCATGGCTGAGCATATCAAAAGATTTTTCAAAATCCAACTTCAATAGAATAATCTCCTTTCTAGATTGATGACATTGATGGATGTATTCATATTACCATGCCAGGCAGTCTTGGAGACATCTTTTATTGAGGAAACCATATTGATTGATGTGAATCAAATTGGGCATGACCTTTTGCAGTCTGTTGGCAAGAAGTTTGGTCAGAATTTTGACAGTGCGGTTAAGCAGAGAAATGGGCCTAAAAGCACTAGGAGAGTCTACAAAATTGATCTTGGGTATGAGTGTGATATAGAAGTAGTTGATGCTCTGGATGTTGACCCTGCCAGAATAGAAATCATTGATCAAATTGTAGAAGTCTGGGGCTATGATGTCCCGACAAGATTTGAGAAAAGCTGCATTAAAGCCATCTGGTCCAGGTGATTTATCACTTGGCATCTGTTTGATAATATCATCAATCTCTTCGTTGGTGAAAGGGTTTTCTAAATCTTGAAGTTCATGAGAAGGTTGAATCAGCTGAAAAGAATGGCAGCTTTAGGGTGGTGGTCATGATGTTCCATGCCCTCTTCATCCCTGAGCATGGAGATACAGCTAAATCTGTGCTTGATTGTAGCTTTAGCCTGAAAGAATTTGGTGTTTGCTTCCCCCACTTTAATATTTCTGATGGTTTCCCTCTGCTTCCAGTACATCTTTTGAAAAGATAGAATTTGATTCAAATGATCTTTGAGGATCTGTCTGCCTGTTGCTTCTTCAATGTATAGTGTCCTGAACTCCTCCAAGGTATCATAGACATAAATAACTTCATTGATATTCTTGATGATAGCTTTAAGATCAGAAATGTTCCTGGACCAATTTTTAAGCCCCTTTCTAAGTCTCTTGAATTTAGCAGATATAATCTTGGCACTGTCAGTTTCAGAGACTTGTTGTTCCCAAATACCTTTGACCACCTGTTTAAATTGATGGTGATGAATCCAATAGTTCTCAAATTTGAAGATTTTGGATTTTGGGATAGTGGTGCCAATTTTGATCACACATGGGGTGTGGTCCGAGGTGGTTCTGGCCAATGGGAGAGCTGTAGTGTCAGGATAGGTAAGTGTCCATTCCTCAGAGGTGAAAAGCCAGTCAAGTTTCTCCAGTAATGGTGCCTCTTGCATATTGCTTCAAGTATATGAGCGACCTTTTAGTGGGACTTCAATAAGTGCAAGCTGTGAAATGGCTTCATTGAAAGCCAACATATCTTGAACATTGCCCCCCTCCCTGTTGCGATCTTGAGGATATCTGATGTAATTGAAGTCACCAGGCGCCATCCAATTGGTGAAATCCAATATATTAACACTCTGAAACCAGTCCAGGAAGTTTAATCTATCAGAATGCTGACAATGTCCATACACAGTAGTGAGGATCCAATTATCACCATTGTGTTTGGAAGTGAACTCAATAGAGATAGAGTAGGCAGTTTTTTCAATGGTAGTGCCAGAGAAAAGGTGATCATTCCAAACCACAAGAAGTCCCCCTGATGCCCCCACAGATGGGACATAATCAAATTCATTAAGCTGTCTAGGGAAGAAGTTCCTCAAATAATTACTGTCAAAAAGTTCTCTCTTAGTCTCTTGCAGACACAGAATAGAGCAGGCAGCTTGCTCAATATTAGCTATAGCAGTGTGTTTCTTATCATCATTCAGCCCTCTCACATTCCAGTTTAATATATTCCAAGATTTAGCCATGGATGAAACAAAGACAGGATACTCAGAATAACATAAGGTGGCATACACAGAAAtctgaggagaaaccagtcaagttCTACCACTATTACAAAAGCAATCATGTTCTTAGCCATAACAACAGTGTTTCCAGCAACTACCCTTAGAGAAGAACAAATACAGCCTGGTATGACTACGGAGCTAGCTCTGGTTCTTGCTTCAGGTCTTGCTCTTCTGTCCTGTCTCCACAGCTTTCGAGTTATTGTTCTTGAGCTTCTTTGGTCCCAGTTTCAGAATGTTCTCTGTAGTCTCTTTAGCATTAACCTTGCAGAATGAAACATTTAAGTTTTTAACCACTTTTCCAGGGATAGGAGGAGGTAGAGCATGACAGGCAAGACAATTTCTATCAGTGCAAGTAGGTCTTTTAAATCCTTTGTTCAGAGCTTTAATTCTGCAACTTCTCCTTACCTCAGTCTCCACTAGAGGGaatttctcttttcttttcttgttcTTCTGAATAGCTGAGGTAGAAAAGGCAGTCCTTTCTTCAGAAGACTTGTAGAGTGGGGCTGCCTCATTTTCTTGATCAACTTCAGTAGATTGTGCAGACTGCAAAGCACAACATGTACCATGCAAAGGGATATAAGTATCAGGGATGGCAAAAGGTTTGAGTAACTTTGATTCAAATCCTTGTACAATATAGTTCCAAATTTGAGAGGTAATAAAATTCTTTGCCCATTCAAACTTATCAGGTGAAAGGAGGGCCACTGATAAAAAGTTGACCCACTCAATGGGGACCTGAATTATCTGTTTGCTGTCAGCTTTTAGTGCAAAATGTTGCTTCCAGATTTCAGCACCTTCTTATCCCAGTAGAGCAGCATCTGAGAAGAAGTGTTGATATGTTCAGTCTTTTCCTTTTCCATAATGACTGGGTCTGGAAGATCTGAGGGAAGGTGCACAAAACCCACAAGAAGGTTTTGATTAACATCCAGGTACTTAGGAGTAGGAAAACCAGGTGGTGCAGCAAGAACAGACCGAGAGTGTTCAGAAATCTCACCAGTGTCCACCTGAGAGTCAAGAGGTGGTAGAGCTTGTTGTGGTTGAGCATCAGTGTTGTTCATGTCCCTGCCTCCTTGTTCACTACCCTTGTTCGTACTCTTTGATGAAGGGTTGACTTCCTTCCTTGGTTATGCTGTTGTAGTCAAAGCTTTCAATTCACTTTCTTGTAGCATGGGGTCTATGTCTATTGAGATCTCTGGGGATTTCAGTACACTCTCTTGTTGCATTGGGTCAGAAGTAGAGTAATAAATCGGGCTCTTATCAGCAAGAATTGCTTCCAGCAAATATTTAGGTTCCATGTAACCAGTTCTGCATGGTGGGACATGTGCATTGACCCTATTTTGAATCAGAGGtacaggaggaagaagaacaggTGCAGCCTGCAGATTAAGGTCAGGCAACTGTGGTTCAGCTGGTCTCAGTGGCCCATTAGTAGATTTTGCATATGGCAAACTACTATTAGTAGGTGCCATAGATAAAGTGATGCTACTATTGTCCACCACTGCATTCAGATGTTGCAGAGCAGTAGCATCTTCCTCTGGTAGAGGATCCATCAGATCATTTAATTCCAAGAATTCACCAGGTTGATTTTCCAAAACAATCTCATGTCCTTGTTGTGGCAAAGCCCAGTGTCCCCAACCTGGCATGTTCTCTTTATCCTTATCTAGTTCCAGGTCCTGCTGATTGGGATTGACAGGTTGCTGCAGAGCCAATTGcaaatgtaacgcccacgatgcggctatatctcccacgtgtcgaggcacgacttagaggcataaccgcattgtggttttgtcgcaagaagggtcatcttcacacaatcccatgtaatgaataagaatgggataacgagagttggcttacaatcgccacttcacacaatacataaatataattcatacatcatccaaaatacacacacatagaccgactacggtcaaaatcaaatgaaaataagataaccccaaatgctagatccccgatcgtcccaactgggctccactactgatcatcaggaaaagaaacatagtaatgaccacgttcctcatcgaactcccacttgaggtcgattgcatcatctgcactggcatcgtcggcacctgcaactgttttggtagaatctgtgagtcacgaggactcagcaatctcacacccgcgagatcaagaccatttaagcttataggacaggatggtgtaatgaggtggagctgcagcaggcaataagcatatatggtggctaacatacgcaaaagagagcgagaagagaagcaacgcatcgatcgcgaagctagaagtgatcaagaagtgatcctgaaactacttacgttcatgcataactcaaaccgtgttcacttcccggacttcgccgagaagagaccatcacggctacacacacggttgatgtattttaattaagtcaagtgacaagttctctacaaccggacattaacaaattcccatctgcctcataaccgcgggcacggctttcgaaagataataccctgcaggggtgtcccaacttagcccattataagctctcacggtcaacgaaggataaaccttctcccaggaagacccgatcagtctcggaatcccggtttacaagacatttcgacaatggtaaaacaagaccagcaaagccgcccgaatgtgccgacaaatcccgataggagctgcacatatctcgttctcagggcacaccggataagcgaagcgtacaggtaccaacataacccaagttgccaagggacggtcccgcacggtgctctaggttggaccagcactcagaggaacactggcccgggggtttaaaataaagatgaccctcgggctcgcgaaaacccgggggaaaaggcttaggtggcaaatggtaaaaccaaagttgggccttgctggaggagttttattcaaggcgaactgtcaagggggtcccataaatcacccaaccgcgtaaggaacgcaaactcaaggaacataataccggtatgacggaaactagggcggcaagagtggaacaaaacaccaggcataaggccgagccttccaccctttaccaaaatatatagatgcattaattaaataagagatattgtgatatcccaaaatatccatgttccaacatggaacaaacttcatcttcacctgcaactagcaacgctataagaagggctgagcaaaagcggtaacttagccaaacaacggtttgctaggaatggatggttagaggcttgacatggcaatatgggaggcatgatatagcaagtggtaggtagtgcagcatggcaatagaacgaacaactagcaaagcaaagatagaagtgatttcgagggtacactactagaaaaaggcttactagtggcgcaccagttttgcctactaatggcgcactactggtgcgccactagcaccacgccactagaatattttagtaatggcgcaccacaagtgcgccattagtatctggtatactaatggcgcaccaggggtgcgccattagtatcccaaaggtgcgccattagtaactggtatactaatggcgcaccagatggaagtgcgccattagtaacattttttttaaaaaaaaatcattttttcttaatctcaggtcactatttcacatatgagatatccaacacatatatatacaacaagcatccatataaaaatcatatccaacacacaagtttcatcatatatacatacatagccaacacatagttccatcgttacatattacaaaagtttcacattgttcatccaacaccgttatccatccaacaccatatttcaaaagtttcacatagttcagttatcattgttcttctccttctccttcctcagcctgatgcgccaagagcggcgaggcggtggaggcagctgtgggatgtagtcttctaccacaattggcgtggtcatgtcgcccagctgtgggatcgccggcgccaccaccggtgcgtggtcattgtcaggcaccaccaccatcgcgaggccaccttcaggcaggacgggcacgaccatcgctaggtcatcctcagccaccaccatctcttgcccatggtcagccaccaccatctcttgcccatggtcagccaccaccatctcttgcccatggtcagccaccaccatctcttgcccttggtcagccaccaccagcgctaggtcatcctcagcctgatgcccatcgtcatcctgcagctcctcatccccactctgctcctcttctcccccactccagtccggatcatccttcttgctgtctttgctgctgccagaatcgctgctgctttcgctaaatccataatcgctgctgctttggctgtagccagtgtcgctgctgctgctcccattgcctgtccaaatgcaacaatggccgttaacaatcgatgtgagacaaagccaaatgtagaggaataagaagaggcagaacgcactggcatcttcgtcgtcagcgtagcgcatgcgacacatagtcgtgttgaaaaccttcacgatgagcattgtggcgtcatcgtcgtacctgaagagaagaaagtacccggtccgcaggtcgtaggcactgtagaacttctcccagccacggcacaggtacatgtggccctcctcgatcaccaactccacgtcccacagcctgcgaaccccgccgccggcctgtcggagcttcacattatgtggcggatcttcacccaacatgttcataaaagtgtcaggcagcctctgcaatttgggacaaggagtgatgtagcaaacacaacagagttatcataatgagatgggtgaaggggagatctctcgttttatatacctgcctcgtggctgatactgaagtcccaagtatgacactgaagaactcgaaagcatccaactcgtactccggtgaggcagagcggcggtggctgcttccccccatctctgataagcagcagaagagaccaattagtacccttacaacatcacattgcaaatagatgaattgtgtaggtatgcatggatttaagattatttgttcaaagccaatttgtcaatgattaatatgatatctcaatttccaccaaataatacatttgttatacaccacattttcttttcctttggaaAAGAAAAAAGCACACTGCATTCAAGTGAATGTATCTTTTATTGCAAAGCAACAACTTAGCAATAGATTCAAAGTTAATGATTGGCACCTAGAAAAGCATTTCAACATCTTCACAGATTTTACTAGCTACAATACATTCAAAAAATAAATGATATACAGTTTGTATCTCTTTGCAATGAACACACTCTAGGGGTTTTGCCATCCCCCTTTTCCTTAGATTGTCACAAGTCATGATTTTGTTCTGGGAGAACATCCAAATGAAACCTTATACCCTAGGGGGCAATTTAATACTCCATACTACAGGAAGATACAAAGGTTGCCATGTCAATACAACAACTCTTAGAAGTGAAGAACAGGTTCTCCAAAATGAGTAGAAAGGGAGCATGCTGACATCTATACAAGCCAATAATGATTTACTACTGAATGGAACAGGGTAAGATAAACACCAGTCAATAAATTTACTACATCAAAAGGAGTAAAACTCAACAATGCAGCACTATCTCTGAACCTAACCTTTGTTTAGTATGGGTATGACAAATCAATGAGTTGGTCATCACAATGTCAAATGCCATTGGAAGACAAGAAATCAGGTCATCACATAACAACAATTGGATGGCCTCGTGAACAACCAAGACATCCTTGAATGGCTGCCAAGTTACTACTAGCAGGCTCAAAAGTCAAGTAAACTGAAGATTAACCTTCTGAAGGTCTAAGTATGGCTGTGCTGTCAGGTTACTACTAGCAGCAACATGGAAGTAGACTTGATGATAACTATTGCACAAATATGTAAGAAAGGAGCAAGTGCATCTACTTATTGGAACAAGCCTGACAGTGGGAAAGCTATAAACTTATAATGACCGCGTTCAGATAAAAGATTGCAACCAAGCAAATCTGGAAAATGTATTATCAACCATAAAATATGGGTTGCAAACCAAACAACTAAGCATACTTTGTCAGATGATAACTATTGCAAACCAAACAAGTAAGCAGAGCACATGTATATACCTGTATCACTTTCTTGGAGCCAGCAAACGCCACAATTTTTCTCCAACCGCGATCGAACCTGTTACGCAGAAACACAAACAGAGAGATACATGTAACTAACGAGGACAGACAGACAAGGTAACAAGAACTCCATAGCTCAATTAAGCCTATACATGTAACTAACGAGGACCATGTCATTATCATGGCAGTCCACTATATATTTTTATGACAAAATACATCATTATCAGGGCACATTATGGCCATTTTCTTACATGATGCCAAGCTAATGACTGACATCTGTTCTTGGCAAATGATGAGTCTATGGTGCCCCTTGCAAATTGTTGATGCCACATTGTACTTGTACCCCATATGTTTAACCCCAAACACAAAAACATCACCACAAGGACTGAGATAAAAACTAATACTATCATGTACTTGAAGAAACCCTGCTCTTTTCTCTTTCCGTTTTGAACCTGACACACACTGCATCATCACATATTTTCCTAGAAATTCAGTACAACATGTTGGGGGTGAGGGGCATCACCTCGAATCACCTAGAGGACGCCGGCGGGGAGAGAAACCTAGGGGGGaggagggaaggagagaggaggaatcacctagaggacgccggcgtcgaggaggctGCGGGCGGCGATCCAGAGGAAGGGGCCCGTGATGTCGTCGGCGTCCTTGGCCTCCTTCCTGACCTTCCGAGCAGAAGAAGGCACGGGtggtgagaggaggaggaggagaagctagggggatgggtgaagggagggaggggacgtacgtgctgggtggggcggcgaaggagcggcgggcgcgggggcggcggcgcgagggagctgcagtggtgggggcggcgggggtggagtccggcgggggtcggggcggcggcgtcgaggcagcgcaagaccacagcggcggacgacgtgcaggcgcggcggacggagggggcggagcaagggggcggcggcgtacggttggtgtcgagtgggggatctggcgagggagggagggaggccacagtgcgaggggaacaagtacgtcgattctaatggcgcacctccccctggtgcgccataagtacgtcgattctaatggcgcacctccccctggtgcgccattagaattttgttttacttactagcccgacaggtcaggttatattccacctaaccctatctccatcagaacacgcccactagcccgactggtcagcacgcagcacacacactaggaggtcttgggttcgattcccaggctccccaatttttgtttttatgcatttaaaatgctgtttgatatttatttgtgtttaaatatgttcaaacttgtttaaatcataacagtaatattttttataaaaacagtaatgattttttaaaaaatatcatcaaatttgttatttgaaaatataatcaaatttgcttttttgcaaatttagttgcattcatttgtgacggtggagcgggccggggagggtgcggggggtcgtcggcgacggccggtggagcgggggagggtgcggtgggtcgtcggcgacggtggagtgggggagggtgtgGGCCGGGGGTCGgtggcggcggccggtggagcgggggagggaaATATTCTTTGTCTCCGaaaccacctgccccgcgagatatccgaaaccgagatagtcgtgcaccgtcgtgagcagtgcggctctcatagggaaatattctttctctgcggcgtcccacgtatcaaccaactgccccaggtgcgccattagtagttttgcaaaaaagtaaaaaataaaaaaatattgtagtggcgcactatgttgctggtgcgccattactagttacaactagtaatggcgcactatgtcctggtgcgccattagtatgtctggcaaaataaaaaaaattgttactaatggcgcaccgtgtgtctggtgcgccattagtgtatttcacactaatggcgcaccacatgtctggtgcgccattagtggccattccatctatagcccttttcctagtagtggtatggtcatcttgcctgcaaggttctcagagttgtcgaaagcttgatcctcgtaagcgtactcaacaggttcctcgttcacgaactcgtctcccggatctacccaaaacaagaacacaagcaaccggaaccacaatcaatcacggggaaAGCACaggcaacatgatgcaatacatgaatgatatgcaagatatgatatgcgatgcatatgcgtgttccggaaggaaaatgatgaacaatgcagtaacttggcaaaccaagcatgccactggaaagaagagatgatttcggtcgaaatcgatataaagatcaccggaaacggatgcacggtttgcaaatggcaagcaaaacaagaatgacacgaatctgcgattaacagcatgatagcacatagaatgcaacaagtaacaatgctaaagcactccaacatagcaacaaagcatatggtagtaatcttcaggagatgcttgacaaaagatgaacactgagctacggctagatcacaacataacaggttcaaacaagcatggcaaaagtgcaaaagataacaggttcacagacttagtgaaattactggacatgcctgaaacagcatcaggtagcaatgttcagagcatgaaatgaacatgctacaggaacttaacatggcaaaacaaggcatggcagtattatACTAAATgtatatgacaaaagtcccttactgaccataagcc contains:
- the LOC141041318 gene encoding uncharacterized protein, with translation MAKSWNILNWNVRGLNDDKKHTAIANIEQAACSILCLQETKRELFDSNYLRNFFPRQLNEFDYVPSVGASGGLLVVWNDHLFSGTTIEKTAYSISIEFTSKHNGDNWILTTVYGHCQHSDRLNFLDWFQSVNILDFTNWMAPGDFNYIRYPQDRNREGGNVQDMLAFNEAISQLALIEVPLKGRSYT